Proteins co-encoded in one Bremerella sp. TYQ1 genomic window:
- a CDS encoding ABC transporter ATP-binding protein, with protein MIELHNIAKQYTRRGQSITAFSSEELTIADGEYVAIVGPSGSGKTTLLSMLGGMLSPSSGSITIDEVSLYDQSVSARSALRREKMGFVFQSFNLIPYLTALQNVQVPLSLAKLPASEQLERATEILTQLGLAERLHHKPSELSIGQQQRVALARTLVNDPQIILADEPTGNLDPDSREVVLDTFDECHRQGRTLIVVTHDPNVARRATRQLKLVDGRLMNDARAQTPVRISA; from the coding sequence ATGATTGAACTACATAACATCGCCAAACAGTATACGCGTCGAGGTCAATCCATCACGGCATTTTCGTCCGAGGAACTCACGATCGCCGATGGCGAATACGTGGCAATCGTCGGACCAAGCGGTAGTGGAAAGACAACGCTTCTTTCCATGCTCGGCGGGATGCTTTCCCCGTCATCCGGTTCGATTACCATCGACGAGGTTTCGCTCTACGACCAATCGGTTTCCGCGCGATCGGCGTTACGTCGAGAGAAGATGGGCTTCGTTTTCCAAAGCTTCAATCTAATCCCGTACCTGACGGCGCTTCAGAATGTTCAAGTTCCCTTAAGCTTGGCCAAGCTTCCGGCCAGCGAACAACTGGAGCGAGCAACCGAGATTCTGACACAGCTTGGCCTGGCAGAACGTCTTCACCATAAGCCGTCAGAACTGAGCATCGGTCAGCAGCAGCGAGTTGCCTTGGCACGCACGCTGGTAAACGATCCCCAAATCATTTTGGCGGACGAGCCGACCGGAAATCTCGATCCAGACAGTCGTGAGGTTGTTCTCGATACGTTTGACGAATGCCACCGGCAAGGCCGAACGTTGATTGTGGTCACCCACGATCCGAATGTTGCTCGAAGAGCGACACGACAACTCAAACTGGTCGACGGCAGGCTCATGAACGACGCCCGGGCTCAGACCCCGGTTCGTATTTCCGCCTAG
- a CDS encoding DUF58 domain-containing protein, with amino-acid sequence MKARIQVTLDDLLLLKAKARGFSLQARQPVSSLLAGRHASRIRGRGLTFEELRRYHEGDDVRTIDWKATARLRSTQVRVYTEERERPVLFIVDQRSPMFFGSRHMMKSVAAAEVMALGAWRGLHSGDRVGGLVFNESEIAEVRPHRSHSRVLQLFHETVRLNDKLARHEIPTGDISLNDVLRRACNLVNHSHMVVLISDLDGADEETQRLSTQLAAHNDVLVVAIYDPLGASLVGTPGMLAADRGSVWEIPAGKSFTDRFQQEFQQQLDKWTQLFQNLRIPVLPISTAIPVADQIRSLLGQR; translated from the coding sequence ATGAAAGCACGCATTCAGGTAACGTTGGACGATTTGCTTTTGCTGAAAGCCAAGGCTCGCGGATTCTCGCTGCAGGCTCGGCAACCGGTGTCTTCGTTGCTCGCCGGACGGCACGCCTCGCGAATCCGAGGTCGCGGTTTGACGTTCGAGGAGCTGCGACGTTACCACGAAGGTGACGATGTTCGGACGATCGACTGGAAAGCAACGGCCCGACTGCGTTCGACCCAGGTACGTGTCTATACCGAAGAACGCGAACGTCCTGTTCTTTTTATCGTCGATCAGCGAAGTCCCATGTTCTTCGGCAGCCGCCACATGATGAAGTCGGTCGCCGCCGCCGAAGTGATGGCGCTTGGGGCGTGGCGTGGGTTGCATTCCGGCGATCGTGTCGGTGGCCTGGTCTTTAACGAATCGGAGATCGCCGAGGTCCGTCCCCATCGCAGCCATTCACGCGTGCTGCAGCTTTTTCATGAAACCGTTCGGCTCAACGATAAATTGGCGCGACATGAAATTCCAACGGGCGATATTTCTTTGAACGACGTCCTGCGTCGGGCATGCAATCTTGTGAACCACAGCCACATGGTCGTTTTGATCAGTGATTTGGACGGCGCGGACGAAGAGACGCAGCGATTGTCGACTCAGCTGGCCGCGCATAACGATGTGTTAGTCGTGGCTATTTACGACCCGCTAGGGGCATCGCTTGTCGGAACCCCAGGCATGTTGGCCGCCGATCGTGGTTCGGTCTGGGAGATTCCCGCAGGGAAGAGCTTCACCGATCGGTTCCAGCAAGAGTTTCAGCAGCAACTCGATAAATGGACGCAACTGTTTCAGAACTTGCGAATTCCTGTCCTTCCGATTTCGACCGCGATTCCGGTTGCGGACCAGATACGTTCCCTGTTGGGGCAGCGATAA
- a CDS encoding DUF4381 domain-containing protein: MSDDPGSLDNLHDIVMPPDVAWFPLAPGWYVLIVIVLVAIGWAMFRVYQKWQANAYRRAALQELQHADSIFAISEILRRTALVFTPRETMVDLIGNDWADWLTQRTSQPMPTVVRQAFAEAMYQPNSAGTNIEPVRAYATAWIQQHQTAERAPSG, translated from the coding sequence ATGAGTGACGACCCTGGAAGTCTCGACAATTTGCACGACATCGTCATGCCGCCTGATGTGGCATGGTTCCCGTTGGCGCCTGGTTGGTACGTGCTGATTGTTATCGTCTTGGTAGCGATCGGCTGGGCAATGTTCCGTGTTTATCAAAAGTGGCAGGCCAATGCTTATCGCCGTGCCGCATTGCAAGAACTGCAACATGCCGATTCTATCTTCGCCATCTCCGAGATTTTGCGAAGAACCGCATTGGTTTTTACGCCGCGAGAAACAATGGTCGATCTGATCGGTAACGACTGGGCCGATTGGCTCACGCAAAGGACAAGCCAACCGATGCCGACGGTCGTTCGCCAGGCATTTGCTGAAGCGATGTATCAACCGAATTCAGCTGGAACCAACATCGAGCCTGTCCGCGCGTATGCAACCGCGTGGATTCAGCAGCACCAGACAGCGGAAAGGGCTCCGTCAGGTTAA
- a CDS encoding VWA domain-containing protein yields the protein MLSFLYPWLLLILPLPLLVHWLVPPRRVEPEAVRVPFGQRLSTILGAGDGAAASAIWSHSTFFSIAIWALAVLALARPQWIDPPIVKELPTRDLLLLVDLSGSMDQKDFTNATGEKVDRLSAVKEVLDEFVAKRKGDRVGLVVFGDAAYLQAPFSTDLTLAQRLVNECQVGMAGPRTALGDAIGLGVNLFDSSEAPAKTMIALTDGNDTKSQIPPVEAARVAAQREIRIYTVAIGDPTTAGEDKLDEQALREVANETGGSYFFAADRQSLGKIYDKLDEIEVHQVNTVSHRPRHDLFQWFLLAALLLWLTDKLWTVLGQAAKRPKPEAQARVHVNPRTGKLEVVS from the coding sequence ATGCTGTCGTTCCTTTACCCCTGGCTGCTACTTATTCTGCCGCTACCGCTGTTGGTGCATTGGCTGGTGCCGCCTCGGCGTGTCGAACCGGAAGCGGTACGAGTGCCTTTCGGGCAAAGGCTTTCTACCATTCTCGGCGCCGGCGATGGAGCTGCTGCCTCCGCAATTTGGAGTCATTCTACGTTCTTCTCGATTGCGATCTGGGCGCTTGCCGTTTTGGCATTGGCGCGACCGCAGTGGATCGACCCGCCCATCGTCAAGGAATTGCCGACACGCGACTTGCTGTTGCTCGTCGATCTTTCTGGCTCGATGGATCAGAAAGACTTTACCAACGCAACGGGAGAGAAAGTCGATCGTTTGTCGGCCGTCAAAGAAGTGCTCGATGAATTCGTCGCCAAGCGAAAAGGGGATCGTGTTGGTTTGGTCGTCTTTGGGGACGCGGCATATCTTCAGGCTCCGTTTTCGACCGACCTAACTTTGGCCCAACGACTGGTAAACGAATGCCAAGTCGGCATGGCGGGACCACGAACGGCCTTGGGAGATGCCATCGGGCTGGGGGTGAATTTGTTCGACAGCAGCGAAGCCCCGGCCAAAACCATGATTGCATTGACTGACGGAAACGATACCAAAAGCCAGATTCCTCCCGTCGAAGCGGCCCGGGTTGCTGCTCAGCGAGAGATTCGTATTTACACCGTAGCGATCGGAGACCCTACCACCGCGGGCGAAGACAAGCTGGACGAGCAAGCGTTGCGAGAAGTTGCCAACGAAACCGGCGGTTCCTATTTCTTCGCCGCCGATCGTCAGTCGTTAGGAAAGATCTACGATAAGCTGGACGAGATTGAAGTGCATCAGGTCAACACGGTTAGCCATCGCCCACGCCACGACTTGTTCCAATGGTTTTTGTTGGCGGCACTTTTACTGTGGCTGACCGACAAGCTTTGGACAGTGCTTGGACAAGCTGCCAAACGCCCGAAGCCTGAAGCCCAGGCCCGCGTGCACGTCAATCCACGAACAGGAAAGTTGGAGGTGGTGTCATGA
- a CDS encoding FtsX-like permease family protein — MNLRSIIWHELTSRPGTLVFNSLAILLGVAALVAIRHVTVHSEKEISQQLTKLGANILVLPKDATLQDYYAADQNGGTLSEEHVAEIYLAGLSGIEQVSPRLNVTTDVQGKSFAVTGILPQSEVEALATWQATTMFMNAEDSGCCQRANVASTDDLAKPEALIQHRAIQDLNKDSIVLGADVAQKLECEAADRVNLFGESFVVQAVLPATGTVDDGRIFAHLHEVQRLSESGATCNAIEIVGCCEDAAGSLVPELQNLLPEAKVVTISQVVQTQVGVNQLMAKTSWIVLAVLVVVGGASLAGAIAANVRERRREIGTLMALGATPSNIQQLFLGKAFILGIGAGTVGCVLGVATALLAGPAWAGVAISPLAGTSVLAVLIATLVALLAAWIPARKAAHLDPCICFREV, encoded by the coding sequence ATGAATCTTCGATCGATCATCTGGCACGAACTCACTTCTCGGCCAGGTACGTTAGTTTTCAATAGCCTTGCAATATTGCTAGGTGTCGCCGCCCTGGTGGCCATTCGCCACGTGACGGTTCATTCAGAAAAAGAGATCTCGCAGCAACTGACGAAACTGGGGGCGAACATTCTCGTGTTGCCCAAGGACGCTACGCTGCAAGATTACTACGCCGCCGATCAAAACGGAGGCACTTTGTCGGAAGAACATGTGGCAGAAATCTATCTGGCAGGTCTATCCGGAATCGAACAGGTTTCGCCTCGCTTAAACGTTACGACCGACGTTCAGGGAAAATCGTTTGCCGTGACAGGCATCTTGCCGCAATCGGAAGTAGAAGCACTTGCGACGTGGCAAGCGACGACGATGTTCATGAATGCCGAAGATTCTGGTTGTTGCCAGCGAGCCAACGTCGCTTCGACGGACGATCTTGCGAAACCGGAAGCACTCATTCAGCACCGTGCGATCCAGGATCTGAACAAGGACTCGATCGTGTTAGGGGCCGATGTAGCCCAAAAGCTGGAATGCGAAGCGGCCGATCGAGTTAACCTCTTCGGAGAAAGCTTTGTCGTTCAGGCCGTTCTTCCCGCGACAGGTACCGTCGACGATGGACGCATCTTTGCCCACCTGCACGAAGTCCAGCGGCTATCGGAATCGGGCGCAACGTGCAACGCGATTGAAATTGTTGGCTGCTGCGAAGATGCTGCCGGTAGCTTGGTTCCTGAACTACAGAATCTGTTGCCGGAAGCTAAAGTCGTCACCATCTCTCAGGTCGTTCAAACCCAAGTGGGTGTCAACCAACTGATGGCGAAGACATCGTGGATTGTTCTCGCGGTTCTCGTGGTGGTTGGTGGTGCCAGTCTGGCAGGGGCGATCGCTGCCAACGTGCGCGAACGTCGTCGCGAGATCGGCACTCTGATGGCCTTGGGAGCGACGCCAAGTAACATTCAACAGTTGTTCCTCGGCAAAGCGTTCATCCTGGGCATTGGTGCCGGAACGGTCGGCTGCGTGCTCGGTGTTGCTACGGCTTTGTTGGCAGGTCCAGCATGGGCAGGTGTTGCTATCTCTCCGTTGGCAGGCACTTCCGTATTGGCAGTGCTGATCGCTACGCTCGTGGCCCTTCTCGCGGCATGGATTCCGGCCCGAAAAGCGGCTCATCTTGACCCTTGCATCTGCTTCCGCGAGGTATAA
- a CDS encoding MoxR family ATPase, translating into MDIRESIQQVSNQLNEAVIGQAEVVERLVIALIADGHVLMEGLPGTAKTRSIKTLSHLVDSTFSRIQFTPDLLPSDVTGAEIYREQKGTFEFLPGPIFGNLVLADEINRAPAKVQAALLEAMEERQVTVAAETHRLPELFLVLATQNPIEQEGTYPLPEAQMDRFMMYVRVDYPEGDNELSILRLVRGEKSGSKQQASEKVSQESIFAARKEVHAIQVSEPADRYIVDLVLATRRPEKLKGDLAKWIRIGASPRGTLALDAAARAHAWLHGQEFVSPENIRAVAPACLAHRVHLSYEAEAAGITRTDVINELLKTVVPA; encoded by the coding sequence ATGGATATACGCGAATCAATACAACAAGTTTCCAATCAGCTGAACGAGGCGGTCATCGGTCAGGCCGAAGTCGTCGAACGTCTGGTGATCGCTTTGATTGCCGACGGACATGTCCTGATGGAAGGCTTGCCAGGCACGGCCAAGACCCGATCGATTAAAACCTTGTCGCATTTAGTCGATAGCACGTTCAGCCGAATTCAATTCACGCCTGACTTATTGCCATCAGACGTGACGGGGGCCGAAATCTATCGCGAGCAGAAAGGGACGTTCGAGTTTTTACCAGGCCCGATCTTTGGAAACCTGGTCTTGGCCGACGAAATCAATCGTGCCCCGGCCAAAGTTCAAGCGGCACTGCTCGAGGCCATGGAAGAACGCCAAGTCACCGTCGCTGCCGAGACGCATCGCCTGCCAGAGCTTTTTCTGGTGCTCGCCACGCAAAACCCCATCGAGCAGGAAGGAACGTATCCACTTCCCGAAGCTCAGATGGACCGCTTCATGATGTATGTCCGCGTCGACTATCCCGAAGGGGACAACGAATTGTCGATATTGCGTCTGGTTCGTGGCGAGAAATCAGGCAGCAAACAGCAAGCGTCAGAGAAAGTGTCGCAAGAGTCGATCTTTGCCGCTCGTAAGGAAGTGCATGCCATTCAAGTTTCTGAACCTGCGGACCGCTACATCGTCGACTTAGTGCTCGCGACTCGCCGGCCAGAAAAGCTGAAGGGGGACTTGGCCAAATGGATTCGTATCGGAGCGAGTCCCCGCGGTACGCTTGCTCTCGACGCGGCAGCAAGAGCCCATGCATGGCTACATGGTCAAGAGTTCGTTTCTCCGGAGAATATTCGTGCCGTCGCGCCGGCTTGCCTGGCTCATCGAGTGCATCTGTCGTACGAAGCGGAAGCAGCCGGAATTACGAGGACCGACGTCATCAACGAACTGTTAAAGACGGTGGTGCCAGCCTAA